From the Pseudoalteromonas tunicata genome, one window contains:
- a CDS encoding HIT domain-containing protein produces the protein MAHFSLAFELQRDCIELFDWPLCKVLLMNDRQFPWFILVPKIADVTEFVDLTEQEQQTYWQESILLSHKIKAQFMPDKLNIAALGNMVPQLHIHHIARYKTDLAWPAPVWGKCPAVAYSSDEIELIRLKMA, from the coding sequence ATGGCTCATTTTTCTCTCGCTTTTGAATTACAACGTGATTGTATTGAATTATTTGATTGGCCTTTATGTAAAGTATTACTCATGAACGACCGACAATTCCCTTGGTTTATTTTGGTGCCAAAAATTGCTGATGTGACAGAGTTTGTCGATTTAACAGAACAAGAACAACAAACTTATTGGCAAGAGTCGATACTGCTGAGCCATAAAATTAAAGCCCAATTTATGCCTGATAAACTCAATATTGCCGCATTGGGTAACATGGTGCCGCAGTTACATATTCATCATATTGCGCGATATAAAACTGATTTAGCTTGGCCCGCTCCGGTATGGGGAAAGTGTCCCGCAGTGGCCTATTCGAGTGATGAAATAGAGCTGATTCGCCTTAAAATGGCATAA
- a CDS encoding S9 family peptidase — protein MALTLPLVMTTQFASAQPLTIERIFSDPGLAGKAPVKLKFSPDGSRVTYLQGKVEDYDRYDLWEYNLKDNTNRVLVDSEQLFSGTESLSDEEKARRERQRIFGKGILEYTWSKDGKALLFPLNGDLYYYSLLDGKSKKLTNTPEFETDARFSPKGHFVSFIREQNLYALNIASGQEIKLTQDGGGTIKNGMAEFVAQEEMGRMTGYWWAGDESKVAFTRVDESPVAEAIRNEIYAEEVKLFNQRYPFTGTANVDIQLGVVSISDQNIEWIDLGKDKDIYLTRAKWLNDSQTLSYQWQDRAQQKLELRFYNSKTKQQKVAVTETSNTWINLHNDLRFLKDNKHFIWASERDGFKHLYLYRNNGQLVRQITQGDWIVDDIKGVDEKSGIVYFAGRVDSPLESHLYQTSLFKKGSIKRITEQGSYHGIVMADDNKTFIDSFSSVNQPTSVALRKNNGEFITWLEQNKLDETHPLTPYLADLALPEYGTLAAKDGQTLHYRLFKPNNLVKGKKYPVIVNVYGGPHAQRVTNSWRSKNLYFQYMAQQGYVIFQLDNRGSYNRGKKFEDAIYKHLGVVEVEDQITGVEYLRSLDFVDANRIGIYGHSYGGYMALMTMFKAGDYFQAGVSGAPVTDWALYDTHYTERYLGHPETNAKGYEASAVFPYADQLKGPLLIYHGMADDNVLFTHATKMFKVLQDQVKPFEMMTYPGSKHSLRGKQVQTHLHQTISNFFDKSFKQ, from the coding sequence ATGGCGCTTACTTTACCTTTGGTAATGACAACGCAATTTGCATCAGCTCAGCCTCTAACTATCGAGCGAATTTTCTCAGATCCGGGTTTGGCAGGCAAAGCGCCCGTTAAACTAAAGTTCTCACCAGATGGCAGTCGAGTGACATATTTACAAGGCAAAGTCGAAGATTACGACCGCTACGATTTATGGGAATATAACTTAAAAGATAATACCAACCGTGTTTTAGTCGATTCAGAGCAGCTTTTTTCAGGTACTGAATCACTGTCAGATGAAGAAAAAGCGCGCCGAGAACGCCAGCGAATCTTTGGTAAAGGTATTTTAGAGTACACTTGGTCCAAAGACGGCAAAGCCTTACTTTTCCCACTGAATGGCGATTTGTATTACTACAGCCTGTTGGATGGCAAAAGCAAAAAGCTGACCAATACCCCTGAATTTGAAACCGACGCTCGCTTTTCACCAAAAGGCCATTTTGTTTCTTTTATTCGTGAGCAAAATCTTTATGCACTGAACATTGCATCAGGCCAAGAAATTAAGCTTACCCAAGATGGCGGTGGCACCATAAAAAATGGGATGGCTGAGTTTGTAGCACAAGAAGAAATGGGGCGTATGACAGGTTATTGGTGGGCGGGTGATGAGTCTAAAGTAGCATTTACCCGTGTTGATGAAAGCCCTGTTGCCGAAGCTATCCGTAACGAAATTTATGCCGAAGAAGTAAAACTGTTTAACCAGCGCTACCCTTTTACTGGCACTGCCAACGTTGATATTCAGCTTGGCGTGGTCTCAATTAGCGACCAAAATATTGAATGGATTGATTTAGGTAAAGATAAAGACATTTATTTAACCCGCGCAAAATGGCTCAACGACAGCCAAACCCTATCGTATCAATGGCAAGACCGTGCTCAGCAAAAACTTGAGCTTAGATTTTATAACAGTAAAACTAAGCAACAAAAAGTAGCTGTTACTGAAACCAGCAATACATGGATTAATTTACATAATGACCTGCGTTTTTTAAAAGATAATAAACACTTTATTTGGGCTTCTGAGCGAGATGGTTTTAAACATCTTTATTTGTACAGAAATAATGGTCAACTAGTACGCCAAATTACCCAGGGCGACTGGATTGTTGATGATATTAAAGGCGTTGATGAAAAATCGGGGATTGTATATTTTGCAGGACGCGTTGACTCACCACTTGAAAGCCATTTATATCAAACATCCTTGTTTAAAAAAGGCAGCATTAAGCGGATCACTGAGCAAGGTAGCTACCATGGCATCGTGATGGCTGATGACAATAAAACCTTTATCGATAGTTTTTCATCGGTTAATCAACCAACTTCTGTTGCACTGCGTAAAAACAACGGTGAATTTATCACTTGGCTAGAGCAAAATAAGTTAGATGAGACCCACCCTCTTACGCCTTATTTAGCAGACCTTGCCCTACCTGAATATGGTACGCTTGCAGCAAAAGATGGCCAAACACTGCATTACCGCTTATTTAAACCAAACAACTTAGTTAAAGGTAAAAAATACCCTGTTATTGTAAATGTTTATGGCGGCCCACATGCCCAGCGAGTGACCAATAGCTGGCGCAGCAAAAACTTATATTTTCAATACATGGCTCAACAAGGTTATGTTATTTTTCAACTTGATAACCGAGGCTCATATAACCGAGGCAAAAAATTCGAGGACGCTATCTATAAACACTTAGGTGTAGTGGAAGTTGAAGACCAAATTACTGGTGTTGAATACCTGAGAAGCCTCGATTTCGTCGATGCAAATCGGATTGGTATTTACGGTCATAGTTATGGTGGTTACATGGCGTTAATGACTATGTTTAAAGCGGGTGATTATTTCCAAGCTGGCGTATCTGGCGCCCCCGTAACTGATTGGGCGTTATACGATACTCATTATACTGAGCGCTATTTAGGCCATCCTGAGACAAACGCGAAAGGTTATGAAGCAAGTGCGGTATTTCCATACGCTGATCAATTAAAGGGTCCGCTTTTAATTTATCATGGTATGGCTGATGACAATGTATTGTTCACTCATGCGACAAAAATGTTTAAAGTCTTACAAGATCAGGTCAAACCATTTGAGATGATGACTTATCCGGGCTCAAAACATAGCTTAAGAGGTAAACAAGTACAAACTCACCTGCATCAAACAATTAGTAATTTCTTTGATAAATCGTTTAAACAATAA
- a CDS encoding HDOD domain-containing protein — MSTENALLTILIEKINNDTLVLPTLPEIAVRVRKTADDPDANLMAMADVIAHDPALAARMIKIANSAFLGRTIKVSTLNQAVTRIGLRQIKNIATAMAMEQLFVSKNALVKGYMDKAWQRTLTVAASAITLMQMYLKEHKRTSLNVDTITLAALVYNIGVLPILTEAERHEEVFGNPSFLAHSIQKLGGKIGGSIMRAWGFTDEFIEVAESWSNPNYRPEQPCYVDFIRIGAIEQGLLQVSDKQAALQVYVDKGIIPSISVLQDEEYLTMLEEVKAIFA, encoded by the coding sequence ATGTCAACAGAAAATGCATTACTTACTATTTTAATCGAGAAGATTAATAACGATACATTAGTCCTACCAACGTTACCGGAAATTGCAGTCAGAGTTAGAAAAACAGCCGATGATCCCGATGCTAATTTAATGGCTATGGCAGATGTGATAGCTCACGACCCAGCTTTAGCCGCTAGGATGATTAAAATAGCTAACAGTGCATTCTTAGGCCGAACTATTAAAGTTTCTACCTTAAATCAAGCGGTAACGCGAATTGGTTTACGTCAAATAAAAAATATTGCAACGGCAATGGCTATGGAGCAGTTGTTTGTTTCAAAAAATGCGCTTGTAAAAGGCTACATGGATAAAGCATGGCAACGTACTCTAACTGTTGCCGCAAGTGCGATTACTTTAATGCAGATGTACTTAAAAGAGCACAAGCGCACCTCATTGAATGTCGATACGATTACACTGGCAGCTTTAGTTTATAACATTGGTGTATTGCCGATTTTAACCGAGGCAGAACGTCATGAGGAAGTATTTGGGAATCCTAGCTTTTTGGCTCATTCAATTCAAAAATTAGGTGGCAAAATCGGAGGCTCAATCATGAGAGCTTGGGGATTTACCGATGAGTTTATTGAAGTTGCAGAAAGTTGGTCAAATCCAAATTATCGCCCAGAGCAACCTTGTTATGTCGATTTTATCCGAATTGGTGCGATTGAGCAGGGGTTATTACAAGTATCAGATAAGCAAGCTGCACTGCAAGTTTATGTAGATAAAGGAATTATTCCATCAATTAGCGTATTACAAGATGAAGAATACCTAACAATGCTTGAAGAAGTAAAAGCAATTTTTGCTTAA
- a CDS encoding TonB-dependent receptor domain-containing protein, whose protein sequence is MRNSKLSQSIRLAILCSLSAPVALISNSVLAEEAAQKDKNIEVIAITGSRIRQVGAESVSPIISIGEKELGFLQEPEVEQILRSLPATIPGDGSNVNNGSAGAATIDLRGLGSQRSLILMDGRRMIPFNYNGSVDASTIPSALIKSIDIVTGGASATYGSDAIAGAVNVLLKNDFEGVDLDLKHSRTGDNDGDKSSIALTIGSSLANGKGNAAISIGWMQRDQVLLGDRSLGLLGIETANGANYQQFLNGEAPAPAPSECSAPNSVASGGSTTAIPTRFAIVGAGASAAGQFRNDGTLVNKECSVFNFNPYNFYQTPTERYTATALAHYDITEEQQIYTNFSYANNSVDTQVAPSGTFGAAFNLPLRNPLIGNQAREFMIGAANTALSNGLLDSTNWQDLNNNGVVDADDYLKVQLRRRTLELGARTERFDSEQFQFVVGSRGQLFGDWEYDAYYQYGESNRTTVRAGYTNLTNIQNALDSFDGVTCNNGDSTCVPINLFGGYGTITDEMAGYAQAVALQQQKYSQEIATVIVNGPVDMIQLPTADAPLALSFGYETRTEKGLFEPDECLKLAPASCQGGAGGNQLPVKGGFKVDELFFEGALPILADLPAAQSLDLSFGYRWADYDTVGNNETWKLGFNWRPVDSVLFRVMQQQATRAPNVGEIASPVVTSLDNSKLDPCSVANAENIDARLRQLCISTGMSDAQVGNVQDVVSGQVNVIQGTDPNNQPGAEQADTLTAGIVWTPEFDFAQNLTLSVDYYDIDIKDTIDKFSAQEITDACYIYGDVNACAKIKRVGGDLTVDGAGIEQLTTNLKYQRAQGVEIGFNLAFDLTEMGQLEFSGTVNKYLKQESQSSDTLPVLDCKGHFGTSCDPIPEVQWVQRTTWNYEDTTVSLQWRHSDGISAEPSERAGVFETFQTIGGYNYFDLFASYNYSDNIKLTFGIDNLFEKEPPVVGNEAGDTSSNSGNTFPSNYDVLGRKFKMGIKFQF, encoded by the coding sequence ATGCGTAATTCTAAGCTTTCGCAATCAATCCGACTGGCGATTTTATGCAGTCTTTCCGCTCCAGTTGCACTTATTTCAAACTCAGTACTCGCAGAAGAAGCAGCACAAAAAGATAAAAATATTGAAGTAATTGCTATTACCGGTAGTCGTATCAGACAAGTCGGTGCTGAATCTGTATCACCGATTATTTCGATCGGTGAAAAGGAACTCGGTTTTTTACAAGAACCTGAAGTAGAACAAATTCTAAGAAGTTTACCTGCTACAATTCCTGGCGATGGTAGTAACGTAAATAATGGCTCAGCTGGTGCTGCCACAATCGACTTAAGAGGACTGGGTTCACAACGTTCACTCATCCTGATGGATGGTCGCCGCATGATCCCATTTAACTACAATGGCTCAGTTGATGCGTCTACGATCCCAAGTGCCTTAATTAAAAGCATAGACATAGTTACAGGTGGGGCATCAGCAACCTACGGTTCTGACGCTATTGCTGGCGCGGTAAATGTACTTTTAAAAAATGATTTTGAAGGTGTTGATTTAGACCTTAAACATTCTCGCACTGGCGATAATGATGGCGATAAAAGCAGTATCGCATTAACCATTGGTTCGAGCTTAGCGAATGGCAAAGGTAATGCTGCGATTTCAATAGGTTGGATGCAGCGAGATCAAGTCTTGCTGGGTGACCGTTCATTGGGGTTATTAGGCATTGAAACAGCTAACGGTGCCAACTACCAGCAGTTTTTAAATGGTGAAGCGCCAGCACCTGCACCAAGTGAGTGTAGTGCTCCTAACTCTGTAGCTTCTGGTGGTTCAACAACAGCAATACCAACTCGTTTTGCTATTGTAGGTGCTGGTGCATCTGCAGCTGGACAATTTAGAAATGATGGTACTCTTGTAAATAAAGAATGTAGTGTATTTAACTTCAACCCTTATAACTTCTACCAAACACCAACCGAGCGTTATACCGCTACCGCTTTGGCACATTACGACATTACTGAAGAGCAACAAATTTATACTAACTTCAGCTATGCCAATAACTCTGTAGATACCCAAGTTGCGCCATCAGGTACATTTGGTGCAGCATTTAATTTACCCCTTCGTAACCCGCTCATTGGCAATCAAGCACGTGAATTTATGATTGGTGCAGCTAATACAGCACTAAGTAATGGCTTATTAGATTCGACCAACTGGCAAGATCTTAATAACAATGGAGTGGTTGATGCTGATGATTACCTTAAAGTTCAATTACGTCGCCGTACTTTAGAGTTAGGTGCACGTACAGAACGCTTTGATTCTGAACAATTCCAATTTGTAGTCGGAAGCCGTGGTCAACTATTTGGTGATTGGGAATATGATGCGTATTATCAATATGGTGAATCAAACCGTACCACGGTTCGTGCTGGTTATACCAATCTAACAAATATTCAGAATGCATTAGATAGCTTCGATGGTGTTACGTGTAATAATGGTGACTCGACTTGTGTCCCAATTAATTTATTTGGTGGTTATGGCACAATTACTGATGAAATGGCAGGTTATGCACAAGCTGTCGCTTTACAACAGCAAAAATACAGCCAAGAAATCGCTACGGTAATCGTCAATGGCCCCGTTGACATGATCCAATTGCCAACGGCTGACGCCCCTTTAGCCCTGAGCTTTGGTTATGAAACGCGAACCGAAAAAGGTTTGTTTGAACCTGATGAATGTTTAAAACTTGCACCTGCAAGCTGTCAGGGTGGCGCAGGCGGTAATCAGCTGCCAGTTAAAGGCGGTTTTAAAGTTGATGAACTGTTTTTTGAAGGCGCACTACCTATTTTAGCCGATTTACCTGCTGCGCAATCGCTTGATTTGAGCTTTGGCTATCGCTGGGCTGATTACGATACTGTTGGCAACAATGAAACATGGAAACTTGGTTTTAACTGGCGTCCAGTTGACTCTGTGTTATTTCGTGTGATGCAACAACAAGCAACTCGAGCGCCGAATGTTGGCGAAATCGCATCGCCTGTAGTAACCAGCTTAGATAACTCAAAATTAGATCCTTGTTCTGTCGCTAATGCAGAAAATATTGATGCAAGATTACGTCAATTATGTATCTCAACGGGCATGAGCGATGCGCAAGTCGGTAATGTACAAGATGTAGTCTCTGGCCAAGTAAATGTAATTCAAGGTACCGATCCAAACAATCAACCAGGTGCAGAACAAGCAGATACATTAACAGCTGGGATTGTATGGACTCCTGAATTTGACTTTGCACAAAACCTAACGCTGTCTGTTGATTACTATGACATTGATATTAAAGATACTATTGACAAGTTTTCTGCTCAAGAAATTACTGATGCCTGCTATATCTACGGTGATGTAAACGCATGTGCCAAAATTAAGCGTGTAGGTGGTGATTTAACCGTTGATGGCGCAGGGATAGAACAACTGACTACCAACTTAAAATACCAACGTGCTCAAGGGGTTGAGATTGGTTTTAATCTTGCTTTTGACTTAACTGAAATGGGTCAACTTGAGTTTTCAGGTACCGTTAATAAATACTTAAAACAAGAAAGTCAAAGCTCAGACACCTTACCTGTACTTGATTGTAAAGGTCATTTTGGTACATCGTGCGATCCAATCCCTGAAGTTCAGTGGGTACAACGTACAACATGGAATTATGAAGACACCACAGTATCATTGCAGTGGAGACATTCTGATGGAATTTCTGCTGAGCCAAGTGAGCGTGCAGGCGTATTTGAAACTTTCCAAACCATCGGCGGTTATAACTACTTCGACTTATTTGCCAGCTACAACTACAGCGACAATATTAAGTTGACCTTTGGTATCGACAACTTATTTGAAAAAGAGCCGCCAGTAGTCGGTAACGAAGCTGGAGATACTAGCTCAAACTCAGGTAATACCTTTCCTAGTAACTATGATGTGCTAGGTCGTAAATTTAAAATGGGTATTAAATTTCAATTCTAA
- the rdgC gene encoding recombination-associated protein RdgC: MWFSNLICYRFKQETTYIQDEFEKALEQDIFRACTSQELSSFGWTKPLGKHGQSLSHFSQNAILVCAKREEKVLPASVINELLAEKIEHIEAEENRPVKKKEKDELKENLLHSLLPQAFKKSSLQYAFIDLEKGWLIVNSGSFNKAEELLALLRKSLGTLPVVPAFVNYDLGVFLTSWLTEFNAPEGFAIGQEAELVDPTENGGQVKLKQHDLASDEVKNHLTNGKVVTKLAFDWQERVKFILQEDGSIKRLSYSETLKEENADIPKDDMAVKLDADFILASEEIKQLLEELIASLGEPENPIG, encoded by the coding sequence ATGTGGTTTAGTAACCTTATCTGCTATCGATTCAAACAAGAAACTACTTATATTCAAGACGAATTTGAAAAAGCCCTCGAGCAAGATATTTTTAGAGCCTGTACCAGCCAAGAACTAAGCTCTTTTGGTTGGACAAAACCACTTGGTAAACATGGTCAAAGCCTCAGTCACTTCTCACAAAATGCTATATTAGTGTGTGCTAAACGTGAAGAAAAAGTATTACCAGCATCGGTTATAAATGAACTTTTAGCTGAGAAAATTGAGCATATTGAAGCTGAAGAAAATCGCCCAGTTAAGAAAAAAGAAAAAGACGAGTTAAAAGAAAACTTACTGCACAGTTTGTTGCCACAAGCATTTAAAAAATCGAGCTTACAGTACGCATTTATCGATTTAGAAAAAGGCTGGTTGATTGTAAATAGCGGTAGCTTTAACAAGGCTGAAGAATTGCTCGCTCTACTTCGTAAATCACTAGGAACTTTACCTGTTGTGCCTGCTTTTGTTAATTATGACCTAGGTGTATTTTTAACGAGCTGGCTAACTGAATTTAATGCGCCGGAAGGTTTTGCAATTGGTCAAGAAGCTGAACTAGTTGATCCAACAGAAAATGGTGGCCAAGTTAAATTAAAACAACATGACTTAGCATCAGATGAAGTTAAAAATCACCTTACCAATGGTAAAGTAGTAACTAAATTAGCATTTGATTGGCAAGAGCGAGTTAAATTTATCTTACAAGAAGATGGCTCTATAAAACGCTTAAGTTATTCTGAAACACTCAAAGAAGAAAACGCTGATATCCCTAAAGATGATATGGCGGTAAAGCTTGATGCTGATTTCATTCTAGCCAGTGAGGAAATAAAACAACTCTTAGAAGAGCTTATCGCAAGCCTTGGCGAACCTGAAAATCCGATAGGTTAG